In the genome of Zonotrichia leucophrys gambelii isolate GWCS_2022_RI unplaced genomic scaffold, RI_Zleu_2.0 Scaffold_154_110643, whole genome shotgun sequence, one region contains:
- the LOC135461038 gene encoding low affinity immunoglobulin gamma Fc region receptor II-like yields the protein MAGKVALLLWAQTLGLAGAQTTQLLVEPPWRPAVLWDRVTLTCQGLGTAGATIWYKDGRRWWQQGKDRLIVTLSGTYECDRPGSGLSPAVNISDDWLVLQVPVQVLLEGDTVTLRCRSWRDNPITSVSFYHEDEELEVFPNGTQLSLSRLRLNHSGRYRCKGQVGTWGWKESALVTVTVQVPVAHATITPDVLEVTPHDTVAAGVSGALLFLLLLMGVIVAWHRWNHVDARKHQQRAPPDPLELPVEDPQATYMELQRQSLEPSDIYENLHQKL from the exons gccCCCCTGGAGGCCAGCGGTGCTGTGGGACcgggtgacactgacctgccaAGGCTTGGGGACTGCCGGTGCCACCATCTGGTACAAGGACGGGCGgcgctggtggcagcagggaaaggaccGCCTCATTGTCACCCTGAGTGGAACCTATGAGTGTGACAGACCTGGCAGTGGGCTCAGCCCCGCTGTGAACATCTCAGATG actggctggtgctgcaggtgccagtgcAGGTGCTCTTGGagggggacacagtgacactgcgCTGCCGGAGCTGGCGAGACAACCCGATCACCTCAGTGTCCTTCTACCACGAGGACGAGGAACTGGAGGTGTTCCCCAATGGCActcagctgtccctgtcccgtctGCGGCTGAACCACAGTGGCCGCTACCGCTGCAAGGGCCAGGTGGGAACCTGGGGTTGGAAGGAGTCAGcgctggtgacagtgacagttcAGG TGCCCGTGGCCCACGCCACCATCACCCCTGATGTCCTGGAGGTGACACCGCATGACACGG TGGCCGCAGGTGTCAGTGGGGCCcttttgttcctgctcctgctcatggGTGTCATTGTGGCCTGGCATCGGTGGAACCATGTgg ATGCCAGGAAGCACCAGCAAAG ggcccccccagaccccctggAACTCCCAGTGGAGGATCCTCAGGCGACGTACATGGAGCTGCAAAGGCAATCGTTGGAACCCAGCGACATCTATGAAAATCTACACCAAAAGTTGTGA